A single window of Intrasporangium calvum DSM 43043 DNA harbors:
- a CDS encoding crotonase/enoyl-CoA hydratase family protein has translation MSSDASAAHLSCTVEAGIARVELNRPDKLNGLTLDMLEALATTARRLRDDRALRAVILSGAGDSFCAGLDFATVLKNPRAIATAFVPRPWLGTNTFQEASWAWRRLPVPVVAAVHGHCFGGGVQIALGADFRFTTPDAKWSVLEAKWGLIPDMSGIQSLTEVVGLDVAKRLTMTGAVISGEEAAAIGLATGVADDPRAAADELVAQIMTRSPDAVAAAKRLFDGTWSAGPRRTFARERAEQLRLLLRTPNTRHAQRAALGTETAHFGPRHKR, from the coding sequence ATGTCGAGCGACGCGTCCGCAGCCCATCTTTCCTGCACCGTCGAGGCCGGCATCGCAAGGGTAGAGCTGAACCGCCCCGACAAGCTCAACGGGCTCACGCTGGACATGCTCGAGGCCCTGGCGACCACCGCGAGGCGGCTTCGGGACGACCGGGCGCTGCGCGCCGTCATCCTCTCCGGCGCCGGCGACTCGTTCTGTGCCGGCCTGGACTTCGCCACCGTCCTCAAGAACCCGAGGGCGATCGCGACCGCCTTCGTGCCGAGGCCGTGGTTGGGGACCAACACCTTCCAGGAGGCCTCCTGGGCTTGGCGCCGGCTGCCGGTGCCTGTCGTCGCGGCCGTGCACGGCCACTGTTTCGGCGGCGGCGTGCAGATCGCGCTGGGCGCCGACTTCAGGTTCACCACACCGGACGCCAAGTGGTCGGTGCTCGAGGCCAAGTGGGGACTCATCCCGGACATGTCGGGGATCCAGAGTCTCACCGAGGTGGTCGGGCTCGACGTCGCGAAACGCCTCACCATGACCGGTGCGGTGATCTCCGGGGAGGAGGCGGCCGCCATCGGGCTGGCCACCGGCGTCGCCGACGACCCTCGGGCCGCCGCGGACGAGCTCGTCGCTCAGATCATGACCCGGTCGCCCGATGCCGTCGCGGCGGCCAAGCGCCTCTTCGACGGCACCTGGTCCGCCGGCCCGCGACGAACCTTCGCCCGGGAGCGGGCCGAGCAGCTGCGCCTCCTGCTGCGGACGCCCAACACCCGACACGCCCAACGGGCGGCCCTCGGCACCGAGACGGCCCACTTCGGCCCGCGGCACAAGCGCTGA
- a CDS encoding nitrate reductase subunit alpha, producing the protein MNASPTGLTETGLDGPLSEALVGTRRFFTKAKVSEDKRSMEAKGGRTGDAFYRDRWSHDKVVRSTHGVNCTGSCSWKVYVKDGIITWEAQQTDYPSPGADRPDYEPRGCPRGAAFSWYTYSPTRVRYPYVRGVLLEMYRAAKSAHGGDPVLAWGSIVEDPDKSRRYKKARGKGGLVRATWEEVTELVAAAHVYTVKRFGPDRIAGFSPIPAMSPVSYASGARFLELVGAPMLSFYDWYADLPNASPQMFGDQTDVPESGDWWDAGYLIMWGSNVPLTRTPDAHWMTEARYRGQKVLAVAPDYAENVKFADEWVTTAPGTDGALAMGMGHVILKEYFVDQQVPFFADYNKRFTDLPYLISLVRGDDGTYRPGKYLVAGDIEGGPKSDSENAMWKPAVLDAATGEVAIPNGSIGDRFGDEGLGRWNLELGDLDPALSLYGHHDEAVEVSLPRFDAADGRVAHESRGVPVRRVGDHVVTTVFDLLLAQYGVAREGLPGAWPTGYDDPSVPATPAWQQQHTSVPAEQVTRLAREWAQNAIDTTGRGMILLGAGTNHWFHSDQIYRAILLLTTITGTQGRNGGGWAHYVGQEKIRPIMGFQHMAFALDWQRPPRHMNQTAYWYVHTSQYRYDTFSADDLDSGTGVFAGKSVMDLLAQSVRLGWTPSYPTFDRSSLDLADDAEAAGMEPPAYVVQQLKEGKLHFAVEDPEAENNYPRILSLWRSNLLGSSAKGNEYFLRHLLGTDSAATAEEAGPDQRPATIRWADEAGEGKLDLLMTIDFRMTSSTIFSDVVLPAATWYEKHDLSTTDMHPFIHSFNPAINPPWQTKSDWDAWKAVAKKFSELAVDHLGTRKDVVAKPLWHDTPEAMATVHGVVKDWRAGECEPVPGKTMPVLAVAERDYTAIYDKMITIGPLLEKVGMLTKGVAYDVKREVEILRGRNGVQHGGVGNGQPKVETDVQMADAMLHLAGVSNGHLATQGFRFLEKRTGTQLADLAAEHEGKQITFADTQVAPVPVITSPEWSGSESGGRRYSPFTINIERSKPFHTLTGRQQFYVDHDWFLGMGEMLPVYRPPLNMTTLFGESPIGEQNELGVSVRYLTPHNKWSIHSEYQDNLFMLSLSRGGQSVWMSDRDAAKIGVKDNDWIEMVNRNGVVAARAIVSHRMPEGTVYMHHAQDRLIDVPLTERDHKRGGIHNSLTRILLKPNHIVGGYAQLAYFFNYIGPIGNNRDEVTMIRRRTAPVEY; encoded by the coding sequence ATGAACGCCTCCCCGACCGGCCTCACCGAGACGGGCCTCGACGGCCCCTTGAGCGAGGCTCTCGTCGGAACTCGCCGGTTCTTCACCAAGGCGAAGGTGTCCGAGGACAAGCGGAGCATGGAGGCCAAGGGCGGGCGCACCGGCGACGCCTTCTACCGTGACCGCTGGAGCCACGACAAGGTGGTGCGCTCCACGCACGGCGTCAACTGCACCGGTTCCTGCTCGTGGAAGGTGTACGTCAAGGACGGCATCATCACGTGGGAGGCGCAGCAGACCGACTACCCGAGCCCCGGTGCGGACCGACCGGACTACGAGCCGCGCGGCTGCCCGCGCGGCGCTGCCTTCAGCTGGTACACCTACTCGCCCACCCGGGTCCGGTACCCGTACGTGCGCGGTGTCCTGCTGGAGATGTACCGGGCCGCCAAGTCGGCCCACGGCGGTGACCCCGTGCTGGCGTGGGGGTCCATCGTCGAGGACCCCGACAAGTCGCGGCGCTACAAGAAGGCGCGCGGCAAGGGCGGTCTCGTGCGGGCCACCTGGGAGGAGGTGACCGAGCTCGTCGCCGCCGCGCACGTGTACACCGTCAAGCGGTTCGGCCCCGACCGGATCGCCGGCTTCTCCCCCATCCCGGCGATGTCGCCCGTGTCCTATGCGTCCGGCGCCCGCTTCCTCGAGCTCGTCGGCGCGCCGATGCTCTCCTTCTACGACTGGTATGCCGACCTGCCCAACGCGTCGCCCCAGATGTTCGGTGACCAGACCGACGTGCCCGAGTCGGGCGACTGGTGGGACGCCGGCTACCTCATCATGTGGGGCTCCAACGTGCCGCTCACCCGCACGCCCGACGCCCACTGGATGACCGAGGCGCGTTACCGGGGCCAGAAGGTCCTCGCCGTCGCGCCCGACTACGCCGAGAACGTCAAGTTCGCCGACGAGTGGGTCACCACGGCTCCGGGCACCGACGGCGCCCTCGCCATGGGGATGGGACACGTCATCCTCAAGGAGTACTTCGTCGACCAGCAGGTCCCCTTCTTCGCCGACTACAACAAGCGGTTCACCGACCTGCCCTACCTGATCAGCCTCGTCCGCGGCGACGACGGCACGTACCGACCCGGCAAGTACCTGGTCGCCGGCGACATCGAGGGTGGCCCCAAGTCCGACTCCGAGAACGCCATGTGGAAGCCCGCCGTCCTCGACGCGGCCACGGGAGAGGTCGCGATCCCCAACGGCTCGATCGGCGACCGCTTCGGCGACGAGGGGCTCGGCCGCTGGAACCTCGAGCTCGGTGACCTCGACCCCGCACTGAGCCTGTACGGCCACCACGATGAGGCCGTCGAGGTCTCGCTCCCGCGCTTCGACGCCGCGGACGGCAGGGTCGCCCACGAGAGCCGCGGAGTGCCCGTGCGCCGCGTCGGCGACCACGTCGTGACCACGGTGTTCGACCTGCTGCTCGCCCAGTACGGCGTGGCCCGGGAGGGCCTTCCCGGAGCGTGGCCGACCGGCTACGACGACCCGTCGGTCCCGGCGACGCCCGCCTGGCAGCAGCAGCACACCTCCGTGCCGGCCGAGCAGGTCACGCGACTGGCCCGGGAGTGGGCGCAGAACGCGATCGACACCACCGGCCGCGGAATGATCCTGCTCGGGGCGGGGACCAACCACTGGTTCCACAGCGACCAGATCTACCGCGCGATCCTGTTGCTGACGACGATCACCGGGACCCAGGGCCGCAACGGCGGCGGTTGGGCGCACTACGTCGGCCAGGAGAAGATCCGGCCCATCATGGGCTTCCAGCACATGGCCTTCGCCCTCGACTGGCAGCGTCCGCCGCGGCACATGAACCAGACGGCCTACTGGTATGTCCACACGTCCCAGTACCGCTACGACACGTTCAGCGCCGACGACCTCGACTCCGGCACCGGCGTGTTCGCCGGCAAGAGCGTCATGGACCTGCTCGCGCAGTCGGTGCGCCTCGGCTGGACGCCCAGCTACCCGACGTTCGACCGCAGCTCGCTCGACCTCGCCGACGACGCCGAGGCCGCCGGCATGGAGCCGCCGGCCTACGTCGTGCAGCAGCTCAAGGAGGGCAAGCTGCACTTCGCCGTCGAGGACCCCGAGGCCGAGAACAACTACCCTCGCATTCTCTCGCTGTGGCGCTCCAACCTGCTCGGCAGCTCGGCGAAGGGCAACGAGTACTTCCTCCGGCACCTGCTCGGAACCGACAGCGCCGCAACGGCCGAGGAGGCCGGGCCGGACCAGCGCCCGGCCACGATCCGGTGGGCCGACGAGGCGGGCGAGGGCAAGCTCGACCTGCTCATGACCATCGACTTCCGCATGACGAGCTCGACGATCTTCAGCGACGTCGTGCTGCCCGCGGCCACGTGGTACGAGAAGCACGACCTCAGCACGACCGACATGCACCCCTTCATCCACTCGTTCAACCCGGCGATCAACCCGCCGTGGCAGACGAAGTCGGACTGGGACGCGTGGAAGGCCGTGGCGAAGAAGTTCAGCGAGCTGGCGGTCGACCACCTGGGCACCCGGAAGGACGTCGTCGCCAAGCCCCTCTGGCACGACACCCCGGAGGCCATGGCGACGGTGCACGGTGTGGTCAAGGACTGGCGGGCGGGCGAGTGCGAGCCGGTCCCCGGCAAGACCATGCCGGTCCTCGCCGTCGCGGAGCGCGACTACACGGCCATCTACGACAAGATGATCACGATCGGCCCGCTGCTGGAGAAGGTCGGCATGCTGACCAAGGGCGTCGCCTACGACGTCAAACGGGAGGTCGAGATCCTGCGCGGCCGCAACGGCGTCCAGCACGGCGGGGTCGGGAACGGCCAGCCGAAGGTCGAGACCGACGTCCAGATGGCCGACGCGATGCTCCACCTGGCCGGCGTGTCCAACGGCCACCTGGCGACCCAGGGGTTCCGGTTCCTCGAGAAGCGGACCGGCACCCAGCTGGCCGACCTCGCCGCCGAGCACGAGGGCAAGCAGATCACCTTCGCCGACACGCAGGTCGCCCCCGTCCCGGTCATCACGTCGCCGGAGTGGTCCGGGTCGGAGTCCGGTGGTCGGCGCTACAGCCCGTTCACGATCAACATCGAGCGGAGCAAGCCGTTCCACACGCTCACCGGCCGGCAGCAGTTCTACGTCGACCACGACTGGTTCCTCGGCATGGGCGAGATGCTCCCGGTCTACCGGCCGCCGCTGAACATGACGACGCTCTTCGGGGAGAGCCCGATCGGCGAGCAGAACGAGCTCGGGGTGTCGGTGCGCTACCTGACGCCGCACAACAAGTGGTCGATCCACTCGGAGTACCAGGACAACCTCTTCATGCTCTCGCTGTCCCGCGGCGGCCAGTCCGTGTGGATGAGCGACCGCGACGCGGCGAAGATCGGGGTGAAGGACAACGACTGGATCGAGATGGTCAACCGCAACGGCGTCGTCGCGGCGCGGGCCATCGTCAGCCACCGGATGCCGGAGGGCACGGTCTACATGCACCACGCGCAGGACCGGCTCATCGACGTGCCGCTGACCGAGCGGGACCACAAGCGCGGTGGCATCCACAACAGCCTGACGCGAATCCTGTTGAAGCCCAACCACATCGTCGGCGGATATGCCCAGCTGGCCTACTTCTTCAACTACATCGGCCCCATCGGCAACAACCGGGACGAAGTCACCATGATCCGTCGCCGCACGGCGCCCGTCGAGTACTGA
- a CDS encoding MFS transporter: MSGSSAGSTGRTRVLVMSTTAFTVMFAVWMMFGILGIPIQKELGLSNVELAWVSAVAILNGSMWRLPAGMLTDRIGGRKVTVAMLLATAVPAYFVSQATSYLMLLVLAFLVGFAGNLFSVGIAWNAAWYPRERQGFALGVFGAGNVGASVTKFIGPAIITGTAGATYLFGVDGGWRLVPAIYAVLLVAIAVLTWVVTPHHDRMPGRSQPVATMLTPLKDVRVWRFGLYYVAVFGAYVALSVSLPKYYVDNFGVDLWTAALLTATFIFPASLLRPVGGWFSDTFGARRGMYFTFTAMLVTSGILMMPNGHVVIQQADGTLTEHWNYSIGLVPFAILVFLLGCAMGIGKAAVYKHIPEYFPRSVGPVGGLVGMLGGLGGFALPPLFAYSNSWLGFASSTFLVIFLLTLACAVWMHWTVVHMLHEGSPHLSDWFEPPPAHNPLIEAAHAEPLDASEPTGSPSLHVGTTTTSAPTTTTAPTTTPETAHAPATGTEKQTTEARA, encoded by the coding sequence ATGAGCGGCTCATCGGCAGGATCAACGGGTCGGACCCGCGTCCTCGTGATGTCCACGACGGCCTTCACCGTGATGTTCGCGGTGTGGATGATGTTCGGCATCCTCGGCATCCCGATCCAGAAGGAGCTCGGCCTCAGCAACGTCGAGCTTGCCTGGGTCTCGGCGGTCGCGATCCTCAACGGGTCCATGTGGCGCCTGCCCGCGGGGATGCTCACCGACCGGATCGGCGGCCGCAAGGTCACCGTGGCGATGCTCCTGGCCACCGCGGTCCCCGCGTACTTCGTGTCCCAGGCGACGAGCTACCTGATGCTCCTCGTGCTGGCCTTCCTCGTGGGCTTCGCGGGCAACCTCTTCTCGGTCGGCATCGCCTGGAACGCCGCCTGGTACCCCCGGGAGCGTCAGGGGTTCGCCCTCGGCGTCTTCGGCGCCGGCAACGTCGGAGCCTCGGTGACCAAGTTCATCGGACCGGCGATCATCACGGGGACGGCAGGCGCCACCTACCTCTTCGGAGTCGACGGCGGCTGGCGGCTCGTGCCGGCCATCTACGCCGTCCTCCTCGTCGCCATCGCCGTCCTGACCTGGGTCGTCACGCCCCACCACGACAGGATGCCGGGCCGGAGCCAGCCGGTCGCCACCATGCTGACGCCGCTCAAGGACGTTCGGGTGTGGCGGTTCGGCCTCTACTACGTCGCCGTCTTCGGCGCCTACGTCGCCCTCTCGGTGTCGCTGCCCAAGTACTACGTCGACAATTTCGGCGTCGACCTCTGGACCGCGGCGCTGCTCACGGCGACGTTCATCTTTCCTGCCTCGCTGCTCCGGCCCGTCGGTGGGTGGTTCAGCGACACGTTCGGTGCCCGGCGGGGGATGTACTTCACCTTCACGGCGATGCTCGTGACGAGCGGGATCCTCATGATGCCGAACGGCCACGTCGTCATCCAGCAGGCCGACGGGACCCTGACCGAGCACTGGAACTACAGCATCGGGCTCGTGCCCTTCGCGATCCTCGTCTTCCTCCTCGGCTGCGCGATGGGCATCGGCAAGGCCGCGGTGTACAAGCACATCCCGGAGTACTTCCCGAGGAGCGTCGGCCCGGTCGGCGGCCTCGTGGGGATGCTCGGTGGACTGGGCGGCTTCGCCCTCCCCCCGCTGTTCGCCTACTCCAACAGCTGGCTCGGGTTCGCCTCGAGCACCTTCCTGGTCATCTTCCTGCTGACGCTCGCGTGCGCCGTGTGGATGCACTGGACGGTGGTGCACATGCTGCACGAGGGCTCGCCGCACCTGTCCGACTGGTTCGAGCCGCCGCCGGCCCACAACCCGCTCATCGAGGCGGCCCACGCCGAGCCGCTCGACGCGAGCGAGCCGACCGGATCGCCTAGCCTGCACGTCGGCACCACCACCACGAGCGCCCCGACCACCACGACCGCCCCGACCACCACCCCAGAGACCGCCCACGCTCCTGCGACGGGCACCGAGAAGCAAACGACGGAGGCTCGCGCATGA
- a CDS encoding Re/Si-specific NAD(P)(+) transhydrogenase subunit alpha, with protein MQIGVPRETRPRETRVAATPKTVGQLIALGYDVVVERGAGIGASFDDAAYVAAGARVVDGSEAWASDIVHKVNAPSDAEITMLRPGAVLVSLMAPALSPDLVEKLRAANVTAMAMDAVPRISRAQSLDVLSSMANIAGYRAVVEAAHQFGSFFTGQVTAAGKVPPAKVLVVGAGVAGLAAIGTAGSLGAIVRATDARPEVAEQVESMGGEFLRVQVGELQASSDGYAREMGEDYNRKAAELYAEQCKDVDIIITTALIPGRPAPLLITDEMVATMRAGSVIVDMAAANGGNVAGSVADELVVTDNGVKIIGYTDLAGRLPTQASQLYGTNLVNLMKLVTPGKDGQLVADLEDTVVRGMTVARDGELLWPPPPIQVSAVPAPVAAAPVAKAPPPPPNPNRKFVMMGVGAAAFALIAAFSPASFLSHFTVFALAVVVGFYVIGNVHHALHTPLMSVTNAISGIIVVGALIQLGVSESADVAILALAFVATLVASINIFGGFLVTRRMLTMFRKG; from the coding sequence GTGCAAATCGGCGTTCCCCGTGAGACGCGGCCGCGTGAGACCCGCGTCGCCGCCACCCCCAAGACGGTCGGCCAGCTGATAGCGCTGGGGTACGACGTCGTCGTCGAGCGCGGAGCCGGTATCGGTGCGAGCTTCGACGACGCGGCGTACGTCGCGGCCGGCGCCCGTGTCGTCGACGGATCGGAGGCGTGGGCCTCCGACATCGTCCACAAGGTCAACGCGCCCTCTGACGCGGAGATCACGATGTTGCGGCCGGGTGCGGTCCTCGTCAGCCTGATGGCTCCGGCCCTGAGCCCCGACCTCGTCGAGAAGCTCCGTGCCGCGAACGTCACGGCGATGGCGATGGACGCGGTGCCCAGGATCAGTCGCGCCCAGTCCCTCGACGTGCTGTCCTCGATGGCCAACATCGCCGGCTATCGGGCCGTCGTCGAGGCGGCCCACCAGTTCGGCTCGTTCTTCACCGGGCAGGTGACTGCAGCCGGCAAGGTACCCCCCGCGAAGGTGCTGGTCGTCGGCGCCGGGGTCGCTGGACTTGCCGCAATCGGCACGGCTGGCAGCCTCGGCGCCATTGTTCGTGCCACCGATGCCAGGCCCGAGGTGGCCGAGCAGGTCGAGTCCATGGGCGGCGAGTTCCTCCGCGTCCAGGTCGGCGAGCTGCAGGCCAGCAGCGACGGGTATGCCCGCGAGATGGGCGAGGACTACAACCGCAAGGCCGCAGAGCTCTACGCCGAGCAGTGCAAGGACGTCGACATCATCATCACGACGGCCCTCATCCCCGGCAGGCCGGCACCGCTGCTGATCACTGATGAGATGGTCGCGACGATGCGCGCCGGCTCCGTCATCGTCGACATGGCAGCCGCCAACGGTGGCAACGTCGCGGGGTCGGTGGCCGACGAGCTGGTCGTCACCGACAACGGCGTGAAGATCATCGGCTACACCGACCTTGCGGGCCGGCTGCCGACGCAGGCCAGCCAGCTCTACGGGACCAACCTGGTCAACCTGATGAAGCTGGTCACGCCGGGCAAGGACGGTCAGCTCGTCGCCGACCTCGAGGACACTGTCGTGCGCGGGATGACGGTGGCCCGGGACGGTGAGCTGCTCTGGCCGCCCCCGCCGATCCAGGTCTCCGCGGTCCCTGCCCCGGTTGCTGCGGCACCGGTGGCCAAGGCGCCACCACCGCCACCGAACCCGAACCGGAAGTTCGTGATGATGGGAGTCGGCGCGGCCGCGTTCGCCCTCATCGCGGCGTTCTCACCGGCCAGCTTCCTCTCGCACTTCACGGTCTTCGCCCTGGCCGTGGTCGTCGGCTTCTACGTCATCGGCAACGTGCACCACGCCCTGCACACTCCGCTCATGTCCGTCACCAACGCGATCAGCGGCATCATCGTCGTCGGTGCGCTGATCCAGCTCGGGGTGTCCGAGTCCGCGGACGTCGCGATCCTCGCCCTGGCGTTCGTCGCGACCCTCGTCGCCAGCATCAACATCTTCGGCGGGTTCCTCGTGACCCGGCGCATGCTCACGATGTTCCGGAAGGGCTGA
- a CDS encoding helix-turn-helix transcriptional regulator translates to MSAGPGTDLLGSPVRRTIVDTLANLPTGVDPESGAVIPHPGLRAQDLANRLGLHVTTVRFHLDQLVAAGLLRTSFQRRKEAGRPRKLYAIEQGSLGHVTSDQSYRMLTELLVETLSSGSDAMPNTPEEAGARWGRRHVLDGHVGLIGQQAARSPGRWLGKIGQMVDLLREWGYSPEVSTTNDGRTARVALHDCPFLPLAKDNTAVVCGIHRGLIRGVLEALGEDSTEVGLTPFVAPSLCIAALTTHSSFEHPTTLNHPPRQGDHP, encoded by the coding sequence GTGAGCGCCGGTCCCGGCACTGACCTGCTGGGATCGCCCGTTCGCAGGACGATCGTCGACACTCTCGCCAACCTCCCGACGGGCGTCGACCCCGAGAGCGGCGCCGTCATCCCCCACCCGGGGCTGCGGGCGCAGGACCTGGCCAACCGGCTCGGCCTTCACGTGACGACGGTCCGGTTCCACCTCGACCAGCTCGTCGCCGCCGGGCTGCTGCGGACCTCCTTCCAGCGTCGGAAGGAGGCGGGACGCCCGCGCAAGCTCTATGCGATCGAGCAGGGGTCGCTCGGCCACGTCACCTCCGACCAGTCCTACCGGATGCTGACCGAGCTGCTCGTCGAGACGCTCAGCTCGGGCAGCGATGCGATGCCCAACACGCCTGAGGAAGCCGGCGCCCGCTGGGGTCGTCGGCACGTCCTCGACGGCCACGTCGGGCTCATCGGCCAGCAGGCGGCCCGGTCCCCCGGCCGGTGGCTCGGCAAGATCGGCCAGATGGTCGACCTGCTCCGGGAGTGGGGGTACAGCCCCGAGGTGTCGACGACAAATGACGGTCGCACCGCCCGGGTCGCCCTCCACGACTGCCCCTTCCTGCCCCTCGCCAAGGACAACACGGCCGTCGTCTGCGGGATCCACCGCGGGTTGATCCGGGGAGTCCTGGAGGCCCTGGGCGAGGACTCGACCGAGGTCGGCCTCACCCCCTTCGTCGCCCCCAGCCTCTGCATCGCCGCCCTGACCACCCACTCGAGCTTCGAGCACCCCACCACGCTCAACCACCCGCCTCGACAAGGAGATCACCCATGA
- a CDS encoding MFS transporter yields the protein MTTKTAPATGEWLEAWDPENEQTWDKSLAWRTLWVTTFVLTLAFIAWFLPSAIIPKLNLLGYSFSKGQLYWMAAMPGLAAGLLRLVWMVLPPIMGTRKMVSLTSLLLIASTLGWGVRVQSPTAPYWELMVLAFLAGIGGGAFSGFMPSTSYFFPRRMQGTALGLQAGIGNFGVSIVQLLTPYLIAIGALGIFGGSQMLEMPGKPTQQVWYQNAAFVWIPLMVVGAILAWTMLKSVPIKANVRQQFDIFSNQDTWWMTLLYIMTFGTFSGLSAQFGLLMANLYGIGNSEIVKGAGASATLLIDGYAVPDVVKFVFLGPLVGAGARVLFSPLTDRMGGAKWTLVSALGLIASIAYTIPALTPDTSSAAALDSGFTRFLWGMLAIFLFAGIGNASTFKQMPMIFERRQAGGVIGWTAAIAAFGPFLFGVGLTIMSPTMFYILGIAWAVMCTGIIWWRYARPGAPKPG from the coding sequence ATGACGACCAAGACCGCACCCGCCACGGGGGAGTGGCTCGAGGCCTGGGATCCCGAGAACGAACAGACCTGGGACAAGTCCCTGGCCTGGCGCACCCTCTGGGTCACGACGTTCGTCCTGACCCTGGCGTTCATCGCCTGGTTCCTGCCGAGCGCCATCATCCCCAAGCTCAACCTGCTCGGCTACTCGTTCAGCAAGGGCCAGCTCTACTGGATGGCGGCCATGCCCGGCCTCGCTGCCGGTCTGCTGCGACTGGTCTGGATGGTGCTGCCGCCCATCATGGGCACCCGGAAGATGGTCTCGCTGACCTCGCTCCTGCTCATCGCCTCCACCCTCGGTTGGGGCGTCCGGGTCCAGAGCCCGACGGCACCGTACTGGGAACTCATGGTCCTCGCCTTCCTCGCCGGCATCGGTGGGGGTGCCTTCTCCGGTTTCATGCCGAGCACCTCCTACTTCTTCCCGCGGCGCATGCAGGGCACGGCGCTCGGGCTGCAGGCCGGCATCGGAAACTTCGGCGTCTCGATCGTCCAGCTCCTCACGCCATACCTCATCGCCATCGGCGCGCTCGGCATCTTCGGGGGCAGCCAGATGCTCGAGATGCCGGGCAAGCCGACCCAGCAGGTCTGGTACCAGAACGCCGCCTTCGTGTGGATCCCGCTCATGGTGGTCGGCGCGATCCTCGCGTGGACGATGCTCAAGTCGGTCCCGATCAAGGCGAACGTCCGACAGCAGTTCGACATCTTCAGCAACCAGGACACCTGGTGGATGACGCTGCTCTACATCATGACCTTCGGTACCTTCTCCGGCCTGTCGGCCCAGTTCGGTCTGCTCATGGCCAACCTGTACGGCATCGGCAACAGCGAGATCGTCAAGGGCGCGGGGGCCTCGGCCACCCTGCTCATCGACGGCTACGCCGTGCCCGACGTGGTCAAGTTCGTCTTCCTCGGCCCCCTCGTCGGTGCCGGCGCCCGCGTCCTGTTCTCGCCGCTCACCGACCGGATGGGCGGCGCCAAGTGGACGCTCGTCTCGGCGCTCGGCCTGATCGCCTCGATCGCCTACACGATCCCGGCGCTGACCCCCGACACGTCGTCGGCCGCTGCGCTGGACAGTGGCTTCACCAGGTTCCTCTGGGGGATGCTCGCGATCTTCCTCTTCGCCGGCATCGGCAACGCGTCGACGTTCAAGCAGATGCCGATGATCTTCGAGCGGCGCCAGGCCGGCGGTGTCATCGGGTGGACGGCGGCCATCGCCGCGTTCGGTCCGTTCCTCTTCGGTGTGGGCCTGACCATCATGTCGCCGACGATGTTCTACATCCTCGGCATCGCCTGGGCGGTCATGTGCACCGGGATCATCTGGTGGCGCTACGCCCGTCCGGGTGCCCCGAAGCCGGGCTGA